The genomic DNA GGAGTATTTACTGCAGGTATATGAGATTTAATTATATTTCTAGAATCATTAAATGTGTCAGGCATTTGGTTTGCGATATTTTGCATATGGataattcttttaacttcaagttcgCATTGACTGATACGTGGATCTAGAAAATATAATTCTGATGCATTCCATGTTAGGTCTGAATTAACTTTATTTGAatgtttatctccccctaagGGAGGAAACATAGACTCATCAAAATGACAATTTGCATATCTTGCGGTAAATAAATCTCCGGTTAGAGGTTCcagatatctaattatagatgtggattcaaaaccaacgtagatacctactcttctttgagctcccatcttcgatctttgtagtggagcaatcggtacatatacaacacttccgaaaattttgaagtgagaaatattaGGAACTTGACCAAGTACCAGTTGTAGCGGAGAATGTTGGTTGTAGGAAGTTGGTCTAATCCTAATAATATTAGCAGCATGAAGTATTGCGTGACCCCAAATAGATGTAGGTATTTTTGCTTTCAATAACATCGGTCTTGTAATAAGTTGGAGTCTTTTGATAAAGGACTCGGCTAacccattttgtgtatgtacatgAGGAACTGGGTGTTCAACTGATATTCCTACAAATATGCAATAGGCGACAAAGGTTGCAGATGTGAATTCACCGGCATTATCGAGATGAATTGACTTAATGCAATGATCTGGGAATTGAGCTCATAATTtgattatttgggcaagtaattttGCAAAAGCATCATTACGAGTTGAGAGAAGACAAACATGAGACCATCTTGTTGAGGCATCAATTAATACCATGaagtacctaaatgggccagaTGATGGGTGTATAGGTCCACATATGTCGTCTTGGATTCTTTCTAGAAAAGTTGGACTTTCAAGCCGAACTTTAACAGGAGATGGTCGAGTAATCAATTTTCCTAAAGAACATGCTGAACATGGAAGGCCATTGTTGGAAAGAACTTTAAAATTTTTAAGAGAATGACCATTAGAATTCTCTATAATATGACGCATCATAGAGACGCCAGGATGACCTAATCTTTCATGCCAAAGTGTAAAAGATTTTGGATCTACGAGTTTGGAAAAATGACATTGTGTGACTCAATAGTTCTAATTTTTATCATATATAATCCTGAGGAAAGTGAGCGaaacttttctaagattttcttgttGCTAGGATTAGCGGAAATAATAAGAAGATATTCTCTATTAGCCTCAGAGGTAGTTTCGATGTGAAAATTATTGAGTCGAATATctttaaaactaagaagatttctagTAGACTTACTAGAATATAATGCATTTGGAATGTGTATGTGGGTACCATTAGGTAGGACGaaactagcttttccaaaaccTTCGATTATATTAGATACACCGGAATTCGTTTGGACTTGAGCTTCAGTTTTGGTTATTTGGGTAAAATATTTTCGGTTctgtagaatcgtatgagttgtaccacaattaacaatgcatatatcttcagaatccattctgtatataattaagaaacataatttatttgataagaacaTAACACACTACATAGTTCAAACAAAATAAAGCACACAATACATACTACTATAGTAATTATATGAAACTAATCTTCAGCCTCCCATATAGGAGTTTCGCTAGGTTCATTCGGACCATTAATGCTTATTCCTCCAGTTATGATTCTCGGAAAATCATCTATATTATTGTTGGCGAAATTTGTTTGTAccattttctcttttgatttttGAGAAGATTGGTATAGCTTAACAAGATGATCTAGGGTATGACATTTACGTGTCCAGTGCCCATCCATGCCGCACCTATAGCAAACATTTTCAGTTTTTCCTCCTCGCGGTGCCTTTCTTTTACTCTGTGATTCAGATTGCCACTTCCGGTGACCAGAGTTGTTATATGGACGAAAATGTCCGTGGCTCCGACCTCGTCCATGGTACCGCCCTTGGCCCCGTCCACCTCTATAACCTTTTCCACGTACATTCTGTTGGAATGACATGTTATTTACTTCAGGTAATGGGGCAGATCCTGTTGGACGGGATTGATGATTCATAATCACCAATTCATGATTCTGTTCTCCAACGGGAAGAGTTGATAGAAGATCCCCGAACTTAGTAAATTTGCGTTCCCTGTACATCTCTGCTAAGTTCATATTGTTGGGGTGAAAAGTTGATAGTGTTTTATCGATTTTTTCTTTTTTCGTAACTTTCTCACCACACATAATAAGCCTAGAACTTATTTTGAACAAAGCAGAGCTATATGCTCGGACACTCTTAAAATCCTGAAGTCTTAAATTAGCCCAATCATTTTCAGCTGCAGGTAGATAAACTAGTTTCTGGTGATCGAACCTATCCTTtagattttcccataaaataaagGGATCCTCGACTTCCAAGTACTCAGATTTTAAATCTTCATGCATGTTGTGTCGAAGAAAAATTATAGAGGTAAAGTTTTCTTCAGCCGTAGATTTATTTTCTGCCTTTATTGTATCGCTTAATTTCTTTGAACCCAAATACAACTTTACATCTTGTATccatgataaataattatcgCCAGAAATGTCCAAGGCAACGAACGACAAACTTGTAATATTTGTCATACTAAATTTGAATTAACacgaaaattattaaattttaattcattaatgtaattattacataaaatcctagttaatcgggtgcgttaacaagtacgcaataatcaatgtatatatcattattatcattgataatataaacagatctatatataaaatgacaaaTGGATTTTCACCCGCCATACGGACGTCTACGTATGCAGGTTATCTCCGACCAATAATAAATTAAAGTGGACAATCTTGCATAAGTTAGTTAGGGGTAAAAAGTTATTATCCGATAGTTATGCAAATTATAAATTAAGGTTCCCACTATACTTCGATATTGCCCAAAATTAAATGGTACCGTAAAATAATAGGCGGTGCTCCGactataaatatttaaattattagtagAGGGTATAACCACGTCTacatcagttatatatatatatttaaattatatatatgtacatttaaattaaaagtataccttctcagtttcggcagagtttcgtgctgataacgtgttgtAAAATACTAACTATATTATAACAATAGCTGGATTAAATAAATGGGGCAGAGAGGTGATAAAAAGAATGCAAGCAACGGAGAGATTGTTGCTGGTGTGTTCTTTTCATTCACAATTGTATAGTTTTTATAGGCAATACAAGGAACAAGCCATTAATTGCATGTATGCAATTTCAAGTGCTAGTTTATAGCCCTACTATTATAAGCTCACAATATTGACCATGTGACAATCATATTATAACAAGAATCTTATAATAGTGAAAAATTATCCATAATTTGGTAAAATTGTCCAAAATACTGTATCTCTTTGGCCGCAACTTATAAGCCCGCAACAACTTATTGAcaagtgtttgtcgacccaacttataagtcaaatttacaacttataagttgataagttgaatattagtaacgacgtattttttcttaacttattttcattatttatttttttattaactttaattttaatgtatatatttttaaatattaatctaacTTAAAATTCATGAGTTAAGATAGTTATATTTAAAAGaaagaattattttaattatttaagtaaaaaaatccgacttataagtaaaattatacaaacatttatataacttataaatatttatcTACTTACCATTTAAAAATCACTTAGGGGTCGTTTGGTTCGGCTAATTCTGGTATCAGGTATGAGTTTCGTTCATTCCAAACCCATACCTGGTCTTTGACTGACTGTTTTTAAATTCTGATACCCATTCCTTATACCCGTCTGAAATCAGATTTGATACCCTAGGGGGAGGTGAGTTTGAGAGAGGGGTATGAGGTATCAAAATAAATTTCATTATTTCATTACTTATAAAGTTAAATACGATCTTAAAACACATATCTTAAATatcatatttaattttaaataagttatgcttatttttaattaataaaaaataataatattttatttttatttattttaaaaattataaattaacattaaaattaaaatttttaatttgtaatcaCTTATATTTAATTGTTTTTTATTTGTAAGTTGTATAACAACTTAAATTCGACATATGCAATATATAAAAGTttaatttaatcaataaataaaaaatatttaaatgaaACATATTTTATTCCAGCACCGAACCAAACACATGATATTAGGAATGATTCCTCAACCCCATACCGGCCTAACCCGATTACTTATTTCAAACCCATACCGTCTTCTGAACCAAACGACCcattattcattttaagttatgAATTACTTATTTTAGTTTAAATAGTTAAACTGCAAACTAGTTCCAAAATTTTTACTCTGaacttcaaaaattacgaaatgAAGCTGGGGCATTTTTCTGACCGAGGAGCACACGGCGGCCGTTTGgtaaatcttaaaataagtaatttatgaCTTAAACTGAATAAGTGTTTGATAAGTAATAAGTTgataaatgcttataagttattaagtatttggataatttaacttataagtcataattttttttattttaaagaaccaaaataaataatttttaaatataattttcttaattcttatattttaagttagattaacatttgaaaaatatatttcataactaaaattgataaaaaaacaaaaaataaaaaataagttgagaaaaagtacgtcattACCAACATTTAGGGCCTGTTTGGCAAACCTGATAAGCTGACTTATTGACTTATAAGCCCGCAACAGTTtattgacgagtgtttgtcgacccgacttataagttgaatttacaacttataagctgataagttcaatgttggtaacgacgtactttttctcaacttatttttttttgtttttttttatcaattttagttttgaaatatatttttcaaatgttaatctaacttaaaatataacaattaagataattatatttaaaaattatttattttagttcttttaaataattttttttttttgacttataagttgaattatccaaacacttgaataacttataagcatttatcAATTTATCACTTATCAATCACTTATTTagtttaagtcataagttacttattttaatattttccAAACGAGCACttaacttatcagcttataagctTATACAACTTATAAGTCGGGTGGACAAACACTCGTCAATAAGCTGTTGCGGGCTTATAAGTCAATGCCAAACAGAGTAGTATTGGATACGTACTTATGagcattttttattttttattttcagtTTATATAATCTGTCACTCACTCATTGAGAGTTCTGCAGTTGTATAATTATGGTATTTGGCCAGTGGATTGATTCTCTCCTTTGGATGCTAAGTATAGGTCTTGAGAATCTTATGCCTCTAATGATAATTCAGAGAGCTTATTGCTGGACTCAGATGTACTTCTTTTGGTTTATAGTTTCTAGTCTGTTACCATATAGCACTGAACATTTAAATAATTCAGTGTGATACCAGAAAGTCTGCAAAAATGCACCCTTTCCAGTCTCATTAAGCAGTGAGATTGTGCATGGTGTAGAATACAAGTGTACCACACACAAAGCTGAAACATAAAAGATTTCATTTGGATCCATACGCAAAAGCTACAAGCATCAGCATAAATTCAAATTCATCTATTCCACATGTTGCAGCTGAATAGATTTAACTTAATTCTGTCTAATACACTAGTAAGTAGTAAGACTACCCTAGAACAACATGTACACTTGCCAGCAGCAATTAGAATACATAGCCGCGCATTAGGTTACATATCATGAACGAATGCCAAAGGAATTCATACGTCCAGGTCCAGCTGCCCTCGTTCTTGATGTCATTGTTAGATATGAATATATGATACTTGTATGGACTCTGTCAAGTGAAATTAGAGAACACATACTTAGCATTATTAACAAGATATAAGGATATGTATATCAGAGACGGTACCACCCTAGACGATGGGGAAGTGGAGCAACCTATTAGGCTATTACCATGAAAGCAAAGATGACACTCGCCACATACCAAACTTTTTATAGTTGCAAGCCTCCGGATGAGCCTCTTTTGAGGCTGCCCGTGTCCagcaatttgacatccatcgaacGAGGTGCTTGTAAATTGAAGGGAACTCCTAAGTCCGTAAATTTAGCTGTTAATGAATCACACAAGCATGTACATTTTTAATCTAGGTTGCTTATTCCTCAACAATAATTAACAAGAGAACACACCTAAGTTGGTTCTTGATGGCTCCATATTCAGTGGTTGGACAAGCAAGTCCTCCCTGCAGAAATCCTTTCAACAGCAGAAACATCCACGAGTTCAGCTGGTATGTTACACAAATTCAAGTCTGGATATGCTTGAGTAGAAGATTTACCTCAGAGAATGTGTTATATTCGGATGGCCCCTGTCGAGCCTGATTTGACGATTCTAGTCCATATGAAGACTTGGAGTTGGTTATTTTAGACATATTAGTAACTGATGGCTGTTTCAGGTTATTGCATTGCTTGGCCAGAGTAAACAAGGAGTGCGTTAGGTTTGAAGAAGTGTTTGGAACCACGCTTCCTAGGTTTAGAAGATCACTCCCCTCGTGGAAACTAATCCTCTTCTCAGGGAATTGATTTTGTTGGAGTACATCCGGTAGACACATAGGATACATACTCAATCCATTCCTCATTGTCAACATCTATGGTAAAATGCACAACTCAGAATATCAGAAAACACAATATATGATGATAGCTTTTAACGCATAATAACTAGCACATGAAATGCTGTAAGATTAGCTTAGCCAGTCATTCCCATCCTAATCTCTCGGGTTTCAGAGAATActaaaaaaacaaaaaatcaaaatGCAGCCCCTTAAGTAGTCTGAGACGATAGTTTTGGATATGCCTAATTGCCTAATATGTTTTTAATACTACATTCTCAACGCAGTTTTGCTAGTTTCTGAAATTGACATTACACAACATCAATTGTACAAAGCAATGAAGCACACACAAGCATACATTTACAAACTAATTAAAC from Apium graveolens cultivar Ventura chromosome 5, ASM990537v1, whole genome shotgun sequence includes the following:
- the LOC141659682 gene encoding uncharacterized protein LOC141659682, yielding MTNITSLSFVALDISGDNYLSWIQDVKLYLGSKKLSDTIKAENKSTAEENFTSIIFLRHNMHEDLKSEYLEVEDPFILWENLKDRFDHQKLVYLPAAENDWANLRLQDFKSVRAYSSALFKISSRLIMCGEKVTKKEKIDKTLSTFHPNNMNLAEMYRERKFTKFGDLLSTLPVGEQNHELVIMNHQSRPTGSAPLPEVNNMSFQQNVRGKGYRGGRGQGRYHGRGRSHGHFRPYNNSGHRKWQSESQSKRKAPRGGKTENVCYRCGMDGHWTRKCHTLDHLVKLYQSSQKSKEKMVQTNFANNNIDDFPRIITGGISINGPNEPSETPIWEAED